DNA sequence from the Armigeres subalbatus isolate Guangzhou_Male chromosome 1, GZ_Asu_2, whole genome shotgun sequence genome:
aaatggtcattatgccaaacggctttatgccaaatggcattatgccatatgggcttCCCCCAATATGAACAACGAGTATAATGGATTATATGCTCCTTCGTATTATATGTGAGCCCTAACGAACATATCAAATGGGCtctattccgggcaaatgcgtgctttaaaaTAAGGCAGCATATGTCGTtttgctttattccgggcaaatgcgtacttcaatataagtatttttgCAAAGGAATATAGTATctagtatttttaatttatagaaatGACAGCGAAAAGCATAGTTTCTTAGACTGATAcctttttctggggaacgggtcattctgggtttttggtttctggggaatgggtcattcgggttttttttctggggaatgggtcattctggggatttcttttccgggaaatggtgcattctggggaatatCATTCTGGAGAATTGGTCGTTCTGGGAAATACCATTCTGGGGAACTGATTCTGGGGATTGGTATTCTGGGCATTGACATACAACCAGTGGATGAcctacacatacaaaataatgcatGTATGATGCATGGCAAACCGTTCTCGGCTGAAAGTGAACGTGTTGGACAATGTGTGGcatgcagtgcacaggttgcacggCGTCGCGCCTCTGCCCTTATGcacatcttcttcttcgtcagtggctctacattccaactggaacttggtatTCTAttacatttcctcagttattaattgaaagcttttctatacccgccattacatgaatatgtatcttgtgtggcaagtacaatggatacactatggggtgtcgagaaagttgccaacccgaaaacatcctagaccggaccaagaatcgaactcgccatctccggattggcaatcctacgcctttgctcgcaaggctctTATGCACACTTAGTTCATATCAGTGTAAGGTATCAATACTCCTGTTCATATCAGTGTAAGGTTgttttctcctgctcgggatggTGTACGCTTCAGAACTGGTAGGAACAAGGAATGAAGCGAAGCGAGTAAGGATAGCGGACAAGGTATAAAACGACTTTGCGAACGTGATGCggcctcaaaccgtgtattgtaGCGTTAAATTGTTGATTTAGTGCTATCTCTTTAGATGTAAATGAATTATAAAACCATTGAGCTAATGACTCACAATAAAATGGATGGCAATAATTCTTACCTTGCTGCATGTCATCAATGTATTTAAGTTCTTGAAGAACTTTCAACTTATTGCAGTAATCCGGATACAAAGATAAACTTTTATACGAAACTTGAAATTTAAGATCGTCCAGCTTCCCTTCCAACTGCTTCCGGTCAAAAACAATTGCAAATTCATGAACAAAATCAGCAATGTCCGTGTACGGTAAATATCTGTCAACAGCCTCCTTCGCCTTTTGTAATTCTTCATTTTGCTTCACCTGAGTCAGTGTTAGTTGGTACTTGAAGCGTTCCAGTTTGATATTTTCATTGAGTACGGCAGTGTTGAGTTCGGTGAGTGCAGCCATGGCGTCCAGAACGGATTGTGAAGGCAATTGATCCTTGAATCTGGGGATTTGTCTGTTATCCCAATTCTGGATTATTCTGGCCGGATCGCATTTGATGGTTTGCTTCGTTACATCTACCAGGTCGTTATGAGTGATTTGTAAAACACAGTGTCCACCGATCCCTTCGGGTATGAACTGGTGGTGTTGAGCCGACAATGCCAGGACCCGGTGCCAAAGATCACCGCGCTCAAAGGTTTCCACGTCGGTTGCGTTTGGGTTCTGGTGATCCAGCACAAGTACTTTGTAGCGAGCCGATTTATGGTCCTGCTGAAGAACCGAAAGCAGAATGGCCAACTTATTGCGATGGATTTTGTGGGTTATTACCAACACTCGACCTGGTTTCATTTCATTGGAAACTTTTTGGGACAGGAAGACAGAAGGCTGTTGGAAAAAGAAAGTAATAGATATTTGTTAAATATGTTTTTACTCTGGCCATTTACTTTTCATAATAAACTATCACTTACCATGAACTCGTCCCACTTCGCCAAATAGTGTATCGCCGCATCGTAGAACTGGCATAACGGTTTCAAGTGTTCACTCAACTCGTTGAGCTTCGATATTTTCTCTTCCATTTTACTCAACTCAGTTTTGCTCTGCGGTAGTTTTTGGCGCTTTTCAAATTCCCTAAAACTGTGCAGAATCATGTTCTCCACCGTAACGAGTTCAACTCTAAGCAAGTACAAAATCATTGCATAGGTCAATCTGAACTGTGATTCCAGCCGCATAGGTTTTCCGAGGATCATATTCCTCAAGTCATGTTCTGCTGGAACGTCCACCTTGCATATAATAATAACCGTTCCATTCTTATCCAGGCCTCGACGTCCAGCACGACCTGCCATTTGTGTGTACTCCGCCGGCTGCAAAAGGCGTGATGTTTGACCGTCGAACTTTTTTGTCGAATCAAAAATGACCGTTTTGGCCGGCATATTGACACCCATCGCAAAGGTTTCCGTTGCGAAGAGGATTTTAACGAGACCACGGGCAAACAACATTTCTACGATTTCTTTCAGAATCGGCAGAATCCCGCTGTGATGAATTCCAATGCCACGTTGCAAACAGTTTTGAACTTGGATAACCTGCGGTAGAATGCGATCCGGAGGTTTGAGCTTTTGCAGACACAGTTGGAAAAATGAGTTGATGAAATACTTTTCGCTAGGAGTGGTTAGATCACACGACATAagagcattagcattgttatcGCATCGGTTTCGAGAGAGCGTGAACGCAACAACTGGCATCTTCTTGTTTTTCTCCAGGTGATGAATCAAACCGACCCACAAAGTTTGCTCTTGCTTCTGATTAAACTGGCCCTGCCGACCAGTATTTTTTGTGGTATTTTTAGCCAATTTCGCTTCCTTAGCCTTTCGATAACCATCCATCAGGAAATTTTGCTTCTCATCAACAACGAGAAATAGATCATCTTTGGTTTTGCCTCCACACCCTAACAAAAGATACAGAAGTCATTAGTTTAGCATACACCTTGGCACAAACCGCATTTTCTAAAGTTCCAATATAACTGGGCAAAGTTTAGAAATTGATCTAAAGGGTCTTTTATAATGCACCTCAACTAAAATATGATGGTTGGAAGTTAGTCACAAATAGTTACGTATATCATTAAAACCTTCTAATCCATCACGCAAATTCAAATAATCGTCTTCTTACCAGTGTACAGATAATGTTCCAATGGGACCGGTCTCTTCGGAGTGCTGACAACGTAGACCTGTTTCTTCTTTGTTTTGCCCACCCAATTGGCAAACTCCAGCGTGTTGGGAACCGTTGCACTCAACATGACAATGCACACGTGATCCGGCAGCAGAATGAGCACCTCCTCCCAAACGTGGCCTCGGTCGGCATCTGTCAGATAGTGCACCTCGTCGAATATCACGTACTCCAAATCGCGCGTTATGTCACTGCCACAGTACAGCATTGAGCGTAGAATCTCCGTCGTCATGATTAAACAAGAAGCGGTTGGATCGATCTGGATGTCACCCGTGATTAAACCGACATCCTCAAATGTAGTTTTGAAATCGCGATACTTTTGGTTCGATAGCGCCTTTATTGGAGACGTATAGATGGTTTTGGTCATATGTTTCTTGGACAATGCGATCGCATATTCTGCGACCACTGTCTTCCCGGCGGAAGTGTGCGCAGCCACAAATACATGGTTATGCTCCTCCAGCTTTATGATAGCCTGTTTCTGGAAGATGTCCAACTCGAATGGATATTTATGCGCCATGATAGGAATTTTAGTGTGGAAATCTGCAACCGGTTTCGACACATCCAATATTTCAGCCCACTCCGCTGTATTTACTGATTTCGACCCACTTTCACCTAAAACCATATAAGcaaacaaaataatttgaacAATTAGCCTTTTTACTTGAAAATTCATCTAATAACATATATAATTGTTTGTAATATTAATTTAATAACTATACCAGGAGCTGTTAGTTACCTTCACATCGAGTCATGTAATTACATGCAAAACTTACCTATTTTCAATACATTAGCTGGTCTTTGCTCCACATCCAACAacgattcatccaaatttccatacAAGGAAACTTTCTGCAAAGAACCTTGGTCGAACTTAGGCTCATCGTCATTTGCCCCAATGTCAGTCGAATCCCACAAATTTAGACCTTCTACTTCTTGTTCAATCGCAGAGAGCAAATCGACAATACCATTACTGGATTGGTCTACATCGCTAAAATCCATCCCGTTAGTGAAACCCGGTGGGCAGGTTTTCAAGTTCTTCTCAAACACCGAATTCTCAATGTCCAGTGTTTGAATTGTTTTCTCCGGTTCATCGAACCCACCAGGCCAGAAAGGGAAATAGGAAGCTGATCCACGAGTAGAATCGTCCTGCAGTCCGGGTTCCCTACGTAGGGACATGGAATTCTTCGCATTGCTACCGGCATTCTCTATCGGAACTTCAATAAAGTCAACTATCCGGCCAGTCTCCTGACAACGTTCCGGAACGATTCGGGTACTTAAAGGAGCTGCGGGAATATCGTACAAAGCCTCTACACACGGTACACGTGGATGGAAATGGGGCTTCGGTTCATTTACTGGAATGACCGGCTCCAGTATAAATTGCCGAAGAACATCTTCTGTATCCTCCACTATAGGGGGAGGTTTTGTCCACCAAGAAATCTGTATGATCAAaagtttatattttatattttatgaaGTTAGTTTATACTTTTTTCAGCTGCATACTTACATCTATAGACATATTCGCTATACAATTGTCTGTAACTACGAATTACAAAAATTACAAACCCGAcgatgtataaataaataaaacatcaaACACCgcagtgtttttgttttatGTACAGTGACTTATAGGACTCTAGTTTTATGATGTTTTGCTTGTCTTGTCAAAATTTTACTAATGTCATTTATTTTACACAGGTCCGATGTGTTCGCATTTTGTTTCAGGTTTCAGGAAaaatacagtatccccccgcttatccggacctcgctaatccgacgactcgttagtccggatctcgctaattcggaatttaccggattaaaaagtatcaacacccatttaaacacattatgctgtcagttttcaaatttgtgctgtgattttgttttgatttatttgtagacatatatggatttgacagtcggattaacgagagaaaccccggtAGTCCGGctatacatttgtcggatcagcgggggtatactgtattgacaagtcggataacctgtccataaaaaaatcttggtttggACTTCCTCGTTTTGGAAGCGAAACAtaatttcaagctctatctggaataagggcgaatgtcgcaagagaggattctcttcgccgacttcccctcttttaaataaaagtgacaagcaatggatttctttgtggtttatcactaTAGTCGTAACTACACTGAGATCAAATCTCCATTATTTTTTATGTGCGGTAATCATATAGAAACGATTCGGCTGGCTTTAGCTCTATCTTATGTGCAGCATTTGAATTTGATTAGTGAACATTGATACTTAAGAACTAAATTCATACAATATAATGGTGGTTTATTTATACTTTATTTGATCTGACAATGAATTTTATGTGCAGCGACAAATAGCTGATAAATATTATTATCGGCACATAAAATATAAATGCGCGCAATGGAAAGCTAGTTTTTCCAAATATCAAAATGGCTGCCTGGAGACGGCTCGGAAAAAACGGCTAATCCGAGGACGAAGCGAGGTAAGCTAAATAATTTCATTATTAATAATTTATAATACCTGATCAAGCCCTTTTTACTTCATTTTCACCATCGAACACAAATTACAAAATGTTGGATGAAATTCAGGACCGCCTTAGCGAAAAACGAGCAAACGCCATTCAAACGGTGAACCAGGTTGCGAACATTTTCAACGCTTCGTATGTGCATCCGATACGGCAGTTCGGTTTTTAATTTTACTCCTTCGTTCGGCGGAATTATGTTTTCGGGAACCATTCTTCATCCATCCGGCTAATCTGAGAATCCTCTTCCAGTTCTAACGCAACCAGTTTAGACGCCCAACGTCCTCACAACAACAGCATCCATACAGCTTCCCCATGAAGTGCTTCAAAACAGAATTTCCGCATCAGAATGTTTCTCGGATCAAAAAACTGTACCGTATACGGtacaaataaatattatttgcaaagcttgattgcaaaaatatatgtgcattgcacataaaatttagatgGGAAATCAGCTCAGTGTAGAGTCCCAgtctagggggggggggggtcaggGCCCCAGCTGGTGagagatatttttaaaggcgaTATAGAGCACTGCACGCATGGGCTTCCAAAGTTTTTTGCTGCTCATTTGTCATGTTGTTAACATCACCCAATATGCGAACAATAATTATTAAACTGAATTTGAATTGTGCTAATAATAGATAAATGCGTGGTGCAGACTGAGGATTTTTAATCGTATATTAGTATATTTCTTTTATGATTTATACTAGATTTTCTTAATCAGCTTTgcagttttaggatatttttatttatgtttgtaTGAAATGCGGAAAGCTTAGAAAACGTTTAAATAAAGGGCCGTACTTTCTTCTCAATTTCATGATAATTGTATGTTTTCCGATTTTTAGGAGCACTTTGAAGATTGCGATGGCCgtgcactaattacgtaagggctaaaaagaaggaaaaaagaggaGTTCTGTAGTTTTCTCACGCTCCATATAGataaaaaacataatttaaatgaaaaaaaatcttacaaatctttcgcacacacgctgcttccttcctctatacgagcagcatcgacaccgatatgccaataaaattgaatttgaactgATTACGGTCGTACAGCTTCTGTCAAACTGCTTAAAGTATCTTAATATTTACACTAATGTTTGAGATTCTGCGAGATTTTTGTcagttttttctttgtttttgaattctggaaatattttgagcatttcagaaaaaaaaacatttagaaCCGGAAGGATTTAGCATGATTTAGATCCGAACTCGGCTTTTAATAGGAACCTCAATATTCTGTGAGAAATTCTTACGAGTTTTTGTCAAAATTTCTGTAATTACGCATAGTTGGTGGGAATTTGGAAGGACCCTAAAATGAACAAATCTTGGTATCATTAAACTATTTCCTCCTTGCGAGTGACAAACATTAGAATGTATCTCACCGAACTTCTTGATTGCTTTCTGTAGAtaagaaaaattaaaatgaaaaaatgaaattgttgAGTAGGGGCATTTGTTAATATTTAATGTTTATTTGCATTAGTTTCGCTTTAAATTTATTGTAATAATTAAAGATTTCCATGGCTCAGGTAGTTAACATTGCGAGAAAGTAGATTTCTGGGTTTTCAGAGGTTTTTTTTCTGCCCGCGATAGTAGAGGAATCGATCCATAAAACCATGAAAATACAGTTTCGGGTGGCTGATCATCCATGTTTCCGCGATCGACGAATGGTATCGTTATGTAGATCATCTGAAACTTCAATAATGCCGCaataatgatataaaaaaataaagctaCGAACCTACCTTTCTGTTATCTCATGATTTCTTCTCTTATATCAGTGGAATTCGATACAAAAGATGCAACAACACGTATGCAATGTTAATTCACTCGCTTCCTTGAACGAAAACCGCGAACGCCGCGAACGCAGCTCCAAATGAGTGCTTTGTAGAATGATGTGTAGAACACGTTAAAATAATCCTTTATTTCAAATGGTGCTAATTCAAGTTCATTTCTTGTTTATTCAACGCGGTTCGTGATTGAAAATGAGGATTTGTGAAACACGTTTGATTCACGTGAaattgaacatcgttcaaacgTTTGGAATATTTTCAGTGCAATTTCTTTTCTGACGTAGAACTTCGTCGGTGCCGGTGGTAGAACTACACTGAGCTGATTTCCcatctaaattttatgtgcaatgcacatatatttttgcaatcaagctttgcaaataatatttattagttCTGCACATAAAGCTAGAAATTATTTGTACATTTTATTTTATGTGCAATATTCATACAACATATATGATCCTTCCAATATATTTTATGTGCAGCTGCAGATAAAAATCAAATGCCTTTCTTTTATTATCTAGATGGATTCAGTTAATTGATTTTCTTGTTTAACCGTAAATAAAAACAGATAAGCTTGCTATTACTCATATTGAATTTATTAGTGAATTGAACATAAGTTTAAACATAAAATCGTAGCATGGGGAACAACACCCTGGGTTTGATGCCATCAATAATTGCAACATCGAATGTATCGAATTTCGGTCATCAAAACTATCGtgtaacaaaataatattttgcacATGTTGGCCACTGCATCTAATATTCATCTAAATTGCTAAATTCACGGCTTTCACTATACTGAATTTTCGCATCAGAATGTTTCTCGGATCGAAAAACTGTACCGTATACGGTACAGTTTTTTGATCCGAGAAACATTCTGATGCGGAAATTCTGTTTTGAAGCACTTCATGGGGAAGCTGTATGGATGCTGTTGTTGTGAGGACGTTGGGCGTCTAAACTGGTTGCGTTAGAACTGGAAAAGGATTCTCAGTTAAGTCGGATGGATGAAGAATGGTTCCCGAAAACAGAATTCCGCCGAACAACGAAGTAAAATTAGAAACCGTACTGCCATATCGGATGCGCATACGAAGCGTTGAAAATGTTCGCAACCCGGTTTGCCGTTTGAATGGCGTTTGCTCGTTTTTCGCTAAGGCGGTCCTGAATTTCATCCAACATTTTGTAATTTGTGTTCGATGCTGAAAATGAAGTAAAAAGGGCTTGATCAGGTATTATAAATTATTAATAATGAAATTATTTAGCTTACCTCGCTTCGTCCTCGGATTAGCCGTTTTTTCCGAGCCGTCTCCAGGCAGCCATTTTGATATTTGGAAAAACTAGCTTTCCATTGCGCGCATTTATATTTTATGTGCCGATAATAATATTTATCAGCTATTTGTCGCTGCACATAAAATTCATTGTCAGATCAAATAAAGTATAAATAAACCACCATTATATTGTATGAATTTAGTTCTTAAGTATCAATGTTCACTAATCAAATTCAAATGCTGCACATAAGATAGAGCTAAAGCCAGCCGAATCGTTTCTATATGATTACCGCACATAAAAAATAATGGAGATTTGATCTCAGtgtacgtctgtcttttctatattggggtacactttacgattgcaaaaaattgaaaatcgtcgcgaaaatatgatagactttgaacgttaatatcgcCGTTTctagatggattttcaattttcttggaccattcgatcaaggaagagtcaacgcttcatacccgatgtacactgaagtcgtttgttacgcggttatttttacaggaatcgttttttatgcgattttttattCACGCAAGTTTCTGGATTTTCGCATTCCTTCAGACATATTTttggatttacgcggttttttacgttgttttaatttacgcggcccatatcttccgcgtaaaaaccgactctagtgtgttacaatatctatgtatgataatatttactattaaaaacttgctaacagtttagcacttggtttcggtgaatcagtcaatctcgtaagagaatcgcaagcttcttcttccatagcactacattccaactagaacttggcctgcttttcaacttagtaatttattagcatttctttagttattcattgaaagttttttttatgtccgccattgcagggcttttaactggtgcagttcgtttatgCTAACTTAAACGTGCGTTTTCCTTGGAAAGCTTGGGAGCATTTGACGATagcttcttgcttacgtctGTCGATGCAGTAGAGGgactcggaatcttcttcgctgctgcagtgaatgtgttctggtaaactttctttggATCGTTTTTGCTGAATCGTAGGTGTCTGCCGGACTAAACGCCAAGCCGACGCaattcacgtgaaggaataattattattatcatttattaataacgccgttgacagcccagctttcgcAATAGGTTtttctaaaagatattttagttactagataaagattgtcgctgtcgtcgctgtccggaacatcttttgctggcgaggataggggagctaaatgtcaaagaaggaaaatccatacgatttgacaggtatgtaccacacatgtttcggacagcagaacaaagggaacagtagcgacaatctttatctagtaactaaaatatcttttgtttttctgtaatgagccaccagggGCTTAGACTGACTTAGCGATGGGTGGTAAGTCTCTGTAgcagtttgcgtcggtgatggttgcagctgtacactatcagccaggcttgtgcttttcaaattatgtaatcgattattatttaaaataatataaacctaattaataccaatttaatgtcaacaatgaagttgaatcggatgtttggcattgttaccaatgcttcgaatcgagataaaattatcgaacgattcttactctctagcgagtttttatcaattggtaatttggatatgtgaacgcttgagagtgttgttcatcctcgattatttgaaaattttatttttaacttcattttcaaatgttggtccaaaaaTTATATTCATCACATCGAAAGCAGATTCAggctgggcttgaaaaacgcttgctttggtctcatcgcacagaatagtcgaaaacctgtagattacatacagctacgtagttcaacgtcacctttgcgtatacatagtatccccccgcttatccggacctcgctaatccgacgactcgttagtccggatctcgctaattcggaatttaccggattaaaaagtatcaacacccatttaaacacactatgctgtcagttttcaaatttgtgctgtgattttgttttgatttatttgtagacatatatggatttgacagtcggattaacgagagaaaccccggtAGTCCGGctatacatttgtcggatcagcgggggtatactgtacaacccgattgggctgaacctttcaagcataatttttcataacgacgtatgtaacatttatgaggattcgagaaatcctttgcagaaagttggcaaaactttttctaaaactgttttaaaactaaatcttttttcaatgcttttctccgctggcatgcatcattacatgacacgtaataaacgtgcttcacagcaaagctcagttcattcaaattcactgtgaaaaacgataaaattatacatacaccggtatgctacacgtacgtcggtgtacattggtcggttttccatagtgcacgattgacgcaactgcagtgttgttttgttttgctttttttgttacttaggtcgctcttagttctatatgttaaagcgacgtatgtaacagtgagacttcaaaatagaaatttttacatacgtcgattcgcaaaaggttgaattaaagaattttaagatctgaaatcagtaaaatcgatgcgtattatataaagccgcgtgtgattgtcacgttgtattaaaaaccccgttttgtttacttttgttacatacgtcgttatgaaaaattatgcttgctTTGAGTTTTTGTCtagctttttttttatcaaacttCACTTTattgaaatctcgcttaacttttcaaaaggacctaagtaacatttttttcatgaattaatttgaatagcgcaatcaacagaacaacatgaaagctttcgattgcgctattccagcccggtggcatccctatct
Encoded proteins:
- the LOC134205241 gene encoding superkiller complex protein 2 translates to MSIDISWWTKPPPIVEDTEDVLRQFILEPVIPVNEPKPHFHPRVPCVEALYDIPAAPLSTRIVPERCQETGRIVDFIEVPIENAGSNAKNSMSLRREPGLQDDSTRGSASYFPFWPGGFDEPEKTIQTLDIENSVFEKNLKTCPPGFTNGMDFSDVDQSSNGIVDLLSAIEQEVEGLNLWDSTDIGANDDEPKFDQGSLQKVSLYGNLDESLLDVEQRPANVLKIGESGSKSVNTAEWAEILDVSKPVADFHTKIPIMAHKYPFELDIFQKQAIIKLEEHNHVFVAAHTSAGKTVVAEYAIALSKKHMTKTIYTSPIKALSNQKYRDFKTTFEDVGLITGDIQIDPTASCLIMTTEILRSMLYCGSDITRDLEYVIFDEVHYLTDADRGHVWEEVLILLPDHVCIVMLSATVPNTLEFANWVGKTKKKQVYVVSTPKRPVPLEHYLYTGCGGKTKDDLFLVVDEKQNFLMDGYRKAKEAKLAKNTTKNTGRQGQFNQKQEQTLWVGLIHHLEKNKKMPVVAFTLSRNRCDNNANALMSCDLTTPSEKYFINSFFQLCLQKLKPPDRILPQVIQVQNCLQRGIGIHHSGILPILKEIVEMLFARGLVKILFATETFAMGVNMPAKTVIFDSTKKFDGQTSRLLQPAEYTQMAGRAGRRGLDKNGTVIIICKVDVPAEHDLRNMILGKPMRLESQFRLTYAMILYLLRVELVTVENMILHSFREFEKRQKLPQSKTELSKMEEKISKLNELSEHLKPLCQFYDAAIHYLAKWDEFMPSVFLSQKVSNEMKPGRVLVITHKIHRNKLAILLSVLQQDHKSARYKVLVLDHQNPNATDVETFERGDLWHRVLALSAQHHQFIPEGIGGHCVLQITHNDLVDVTKQTIKCDPARIIQNWDNRQIPRFKDQLPSQSVLDAMAALTELNTAVLNENIKLERFKYQLTLTQVKQNEELQKAKEAVDRYLPYTDIADFVHEFAIVFDRKQLEGKLDDLKFQVSYKSLSLYPDYCNKLKVLQELKYIDDMQQVAMKGRVACEMGQNELMITELVLRNILTDLQPAEIAALLSSLVFQAKTEVDPKMTETLKKAKLLFEEVENDIRYVERMFNVTDILEKDELNFGLVEVVYEWARNKPFAEIMELTDIKEGIIVRCIQQLNETLCNVKDAARIIGDPVLHSKMEEASNAIKRDIVFAASLYTSTTPIAVELATE